Proteins encoded within one genomic window of Microbacterium sp. zg-B185:
- a CDS encoding homoserine O-acetyltransferase, whose protein sequence is MDWQTSEDTVPSAPITEADARMLLGRPPATGAWRDGDPVGERRFAGFGSFRTEGGQELPAYRLAYETWGELSPTRDNAVLILHALTGDSHVRGDAGPGHPTEGWWHEIVGPGAPIDTDTWFVVAPNMLGGCQGSTGPSSIAPDGYEWASRFPYLTVRDQVAAQVRLADALGIDVWAGVVGGSMGGMHALEWAITAPDRVERLGILSAPPVNTADQIALNSVQLEAIHIDPRFQGGEYYDAGDGDGPHRGLALARRMALLNYRSPTELNQRFQRSWQSGVSPLGHGGRFAVASYLDFHGNRFTRRFDANSYITLVEAMNSHDVGRDRGGVEEALGRITARTLVLGIDSDRLFPVDGQHRIARNVRRTLGDGAVVLASDFGHDGFLIESTAVGAHLRRLLESPAR, encoded by the coding sequence ATGGACTGGCAGACCTCCGAAGACACGGTGCCGAGCGCGCCGATCACGGAGGCGGACGCACGGATGCTGCTCGGCCGGCCACCGGCCACCGGGGCGTGGCGCGACGGCGATCCGGTCGGCGAGCGCCGGTTCGCCGGGTTCGGTTCCTTCCGGACGGAGGGCGGGCAGGAGCTGCCCGCGTACCGGCTGGCCTACGAGACCTGGGGGGAGCTGTCCCCCACGCGCGACAACGCCGTGCTGATCCTGCACGCCCTGACCGGCGACAGCCACGTGCGCGGCGACGCCGGGCCGGGCCACCCCACGGAGGGATGGTGGCACGAGATCGTCGGTCCGGGAGCGCCGATCGACACCGATACCTGGTTCGTGGTCGCGCCCAACATGCTCGGCGGCTGCCAGGGCTCCACCGGCCCGTCGAGCATCGCGCCGGACGGCTACGAGTGGGCCTCGCGTTTTCCCTATCTCACGGTCCGCGACCAGGTCGCCGCACAGGTGCGCCTGGCTGACGCACTGGGGATCGACGTGTGGGCCGGTGTCGTGGGCGGGTCGATGGGCGGGATGCACGCCCTGGAATGGGCGATCACCGCACCCGACCGGGTCGAGCGCCTCGGCATCCTCTCGGCGCCACCGGTAAACACCGCCGACCAGATCGCGCTGAACTCGGTGCAGCTTGAAGCGATCCACATCGATCCTCGATTCCAGGGCGGCGAGTACTACGACGCCGGCGACGGCGACGGGCCGCACCGGGGGCTGGCTCTGGCCAGACGCATGGCGCTGCTGAACTACCGCTCCCCCACCGAGCTGAACCAGCGCTTCCAGCGGTCATGGCAGTCCGGAGTCAGTCCGCTCGGGCACGGCGGACGGTTCGCCGTCGCGTCGTACCTGGATTTCCACGGCAACCGCTTCACCCGCAGGTTCGACGCGAACAGTTACATCACGCTGGTCGAGGCGATGAACTCGCACGATGTGGGGCGTGACCGCGGCGGAGTCGAGGAGGCTCTGGGTCGGATCACGGCGCGCACCCTGGTCCTCGGGATCGACAGCGACCGTCTCTTCCCGGTCGACGGTCAGCACCGGATCGCCCGGAACGTGCGGAGGACTCTGGGGGACGGCGCGGTGGTGCTGGCCAGCGACTTCGGGCACGACGGGTTCCTGATCGAGTCGACCGCCGTCGGCGCGCACCTGCGGCGACTGCTGGAGTCACCCGCCCGCTGA
- a CDS encoding ADP/ATP-dependent (S)-NAD(P)H-hydrate dehydratase has protein sequence MVHPWTVQDTAVVLRRPTVDDDKYSRGVLGVRTGSDAYPGAAVLGVEAAWRTGLGMVRYLGPAVPTSLVLQRRPETVTADGRVQAWLIGSGTDAAVRSDAETEALRGILSSSLPVIADAGALDLVPGATGPLIVTPHAREHARLRAALRLSEVAPADEGARAEAAAETAGALGATVVLKGAVTIVAAPGGSVTAVSAGTPWLSTAGTGDVLAGAIGALVAGARSADDLSALAAAAVWLHGRAATLAADDLGPLGGPVTAMDVAAALPRAVAEALSAP, from the coding sequence ATGGTCCATCCGTGGACGGTGCAGGACACCGCCGTCGTGCTACGGAGACCAACCGTTGACGATGACAAGTATTCCCGCGGCGTCCTGGGCGTGCGCACCGGATCCGACGCCTATCCCGGCGCGGCCGTGCTCGGTGTCGAGGCCGCGTGGCGCACCGGCCTGGGCATGGTGCGCTACCTCGGGCCGGCCGTGCCCACCTCGCTCGTGCTGCAGCGGCGTCCCGAGACCGTCACCGCCGACGGACGCGTCCAGGCATGGCTGATCGGATCCGGTACGGATGCGGCGGTCAGATCGGATGCCGAGACGGAGGCGCTGCGCGGCATCCTCTCCTCGTCGCTGCCCGTGATCGCCGACGCCGGTGCCCTGGATCTGGTGCCCGGCGCGACGGGTCCGCTGATCGTGACCCCGCACGCCCGGGAGCATGCGCGTCTGCGCGCGGCGCTGCGCCTGTCCGAGGTCGCTCCGGCGGATGAGGGCGCACGCGCCGAGGCCGCCGCGGAGACGGCCGGGGCGCTGGGGGCCACGGTGGTCCTGAAGGGTGCGGTCACGATCGTGGCCGCACCGGGCGGGTCTGTCACAGCAGTCTCGGCCGGCACGCCGTGGCTTTCCACCGCGGGTACCGGCGACGTCCTGGCCGGCGCCATCGGCGCGCTCGTGGCCGGCGCGCGATCCGCCGACGATCTCAGCGCACTCGCGGCGGCCGCAGTGTGGCTGCACGGCCGCGCGGCGACCTTGGCCGCCGACGATCTGGGCCCGCTGGGCGGGCCGGTCACCGCGATGGATGTCGCGGCGGCTCTGCCGCGCGCGGTGGCGGAGGCGCTGTCGGCACCCTGA
- a CDS encoding NUDIX hydrolase: MPEPTSSDRAVQALEDVTADTRPRLPGDGTDPHVPVAATVVIVRDRPAGPEILMIERPDRGSFAGAWVFPGGKLEDADRAAAHALPSRPTAWRPRPVADEGTLRATADELAAAHHAGARETEEETGLRVDAASLVALSCWDPPPGIALRIRTWFFLALDPGGALTLAPDEVANARWVQPAEMLDRHGRGEVTLYPPTWVTLYELAAQPDAAAMLGMARMSGIRRFETVARRGGEGPMLLWQGDAAYHDAMGDAPSRHRLEMAALPWIYTRTD; the protein is encoded by the coding sequence ATGCCAGAGCCGACATCCTCCGACCGCGCCGTCCAGGCCCTGGAGGACGTGACCGCGGACACGCGTCCGCGGCTGCCCGGTGACGGAACCGATCCGCACGTCCCGGTCGCCGCGACCGTGGTGATCGTCCGGGATCGGCCGGCCGGACCCGAGATCCTGATGATCGAGCGACCCGACCGCGGCTCGTTCGCCGGGGCGTGGGTCTTCCCGGGCGGCAAGCTGGAGGACGCCGATCGAGCGGCTGCGCACGCTCTGCCGAGCCGCCCCACTGCGTGGCGCCCGCGGCCGGTCGCGGACGAGGGCACCCTGCGCGCCACGGCGGACGAACTGGCCGCCGCCCATCATGCCGGCGCGCGGGAGACCGAGGAGGAGACCGGCCTGCGGGTGGATGCCGCGTCCCTCGTGGCCCTGTCCTGCTGGGATCCGCCGCCGGGGATCGCGCTGCGCATCAGGACATGGTTCTTCCTCGCCCTCGATCCCGGGGGTGCACTCACCCTGGCACCGGACGAGGTCGCGAACGCCCGGTGGGTTCAGCCGGCCGAGATGCTGGACCGCCACGGCCGCGGAGAGGTGACGCTGTACCCGCCGACGTGGGTGACGCTGTACGAACTGGCAGCGCAGCCGGATGCGGCCGCCATGCTCGGGATGGCCCGGATGAGCGGCATCCGCCGATTCGAGACCGTCGCGCGACGCGGTGGCGAGGGCCCCATGCTGCTCTGGCAGGGCGACGCGGCCTACCACGACGCAATGGGCGACGCGCCATCCCGGCACCGTCTGGAGATGGCCGCGCTGCCCTGGATCTACACGCGCACCGACTGA
- a CDS encoding thiamine-binding protein, producing the protein MLVAFSVAPSGAPSVAPRGSAEPTGPAPADASVHDAVAAAVRIVRESGLPHRTTSMFTELEGEWDEVFDVVKRATEAVLPFGSRVSLVLKADIRPGFSGEIDGKIERLERALDTPGDSDVEAV; encoded by the coding sequence ATGCTCGTCGCCTTCTCCGTCGCTCCCAGCGGCGCACCCTCGGTCGCCCCGCGTGGCTCCGCTGAGCCGACCGGCCCCGCGCCCGCAGACGCCTCGGTCCACGACGCCGTGGCCGCGGCCGTCCGGATCGTGCGCGAGTCGGGACTGCCGCACCGGACCACCTCGATGTTCACAGAGCTCGAGGGGGAGTGGGACGAGGTCTTCGACGTGGTCAAACGTGCCACCGAGGCGGTGCTGCCGTTCGGTTCGCGTGTCTCGCTGGTGTTGAAAGCGGACATCCGTCCCGGCTTCAGCGGAGAGATCGACGGCAAGATCGAGCGTCTGGAACGCGCACTGGACACACCCGGGGACAGCGACGTCGAAGCGGTCTGA